A region of the Pseudoliparis swirei isolate HS2019 ecotype Mariana Trench chromosome 21, NWPU_hadal_v1, whole genome shotgun sequence genome:
tgtcatcctgACCAGTAATAATGTAAATGTACATAAAGTAACCCCCGCCTCTCTGCCTTCAGTGAGCTCAACTACTACACACCATGACCTCTTGAAGAAGAAATGACggggatcatcatcatcatcatcatcatcgtaaTCATCTTCATTAATGCAGCGCAGCCACTGTCCAAATCATCATCGTTGTTTTAAAGTTCTTCAAGAGGAATGACTGGGGTGATCCATGAATTATGAACTCCTCGACTATTTACTTGTTTCGATCGTAGACTGTAGATGgttcaaaacaaacaagaaatatgtatgttgtatttgtaACTCTATATGTTTAAAGATATTTTGTAATAAAGTTCTGAACATAAGCTAACAGAGGAGGCAGACAAAATAAATGACTTGTGAATGAATACTGTAGTATAGAGTAACGGCCTGACTGTAAAACTCAAAAGGTAAAGTCGGCTCTGCTTCCACCAGCGACAACATTgagataataaaacaataaaataggaTCCATTTGTTTGGGTTCTTTAATGGTTTTAAATCTAATTGCCACTGACACACTGTGTGGGTTtaagttgacgcagccaaaagaaagtaatgtccattatGTAATTATTCTTGTAAtgtatttacaaaacaaaaatgttgacactgcctTCGTGTGCTGGTAAAACACGATCGgcaacccaggtgcatgctggtcctgaagctacccacacctCCATATAAACACAGTGTTACGCAATCAGTAACCAATCCTACAactacacatatttaaataacaatCGCAatgaataaactaaactaaaactatcatgagaaaaaagctcttctaacatatcaaaatataacctaaattaCCAATGAATATTCAatattactttaaaataaaaataaatacaaatgtcaaaataaatagctccaataCAATGTTTACTTAGAGCAAATATTTAATATACGACTAaaattgtaataaaatataaaaacatttaatagcACATACATCAAACAAGCGATACATAACAAAGAGACATTAAAGGTTATTCTATATTTCCAATTTACTTATTTTCTATACTCATATAACTacattttttaatatgtatacatactttTGCATGACTGAAACTTTAAATGTTGGACTTTTAATGTTCCCTTTTTATTCAAACCAGTCTTCTTATTATGATAACTACTTCATGTTGGCATTGACGAATTATATGTATTCACCCCTGAAACATGTTGGCcgtaaaatgtaaaaacacatttcacgaCACTGATGAAAAACGACTGACCCTGACGTGATTTGAACACGCAACcttctgatctggagtcagacgCGCTACCGTTGCGCCACGAGGTCTAGGTCTCCTCCATCCCTCACAATGTTGTTAAATAGCTCAACTTCTACATCTCTGCTCTACTGTCGGATATTTATGTTTCTTATGACTCTTTCTAGATGTACATATAGTCGATCTGTGTTACGTTATCTTTACGTTTCATTAGTCGTTAATGTTGTTTATGTGTTATCCACTAGGGGGCACTGTCTAACAGGATATAACTGGTAGGCGGTGACTGAGTATTAATGACGTCATGGCCTATATAACTTGTCCGCAGGCTTCCTCTCAGTCGTGTCAGTGTGCTAATGTGTCAAATCAGACCGGAAGTGTTTCTATTTTATGAACTTAAAAATGTCCAACACGTCGCTGATTTAATTATTTTGCGTTGATAAGTTAAGATGAAATAAACTTGTATTAATTCAAcagcagagagaaggaaaaggTAAGAAGTGCAGGTAGAGAAAAGAGTCACgacaaataagaataaaataaataaggaaCAAGAACACAAATAGAACAAGAACACAGAGCTACTGGCTGTTAATCACATATACAATGAATACATCTGAATATTaatcatacatatacacattaaaTTGTGTGAATATATGCTACATGTATATGAGGGGCTCTTGAACTGGAACAGGCCTTGAAATAGGGTCGgattaaaaaaagggagaaataaattaaattgattCAATCAGACAAAATATCAATGTGTTGACAAGCATTTCTCACGTGTTAATATGATTACAGCAGCAGgtttcaaagagagagagagagagagagagagaaaaaaaagagagagagagagacatctgaATATTGGTCAACTTCCTGTGCCTCACACAGAGTGGCAGGAAGCTGAGGTGACACCCTGTTATAAACACTTGatgggtgacacacacacttccctccTCTGCCTCTGGATTCTCACCTCTTCTGATCACTCGACAGGTAAAGTCACTTTCTACCTGAGCTGCAGCGTGTTCTCCTGCACACGCAAGTTCACATGAAGAACAGAACATGCATGTGCTGATGGAAACagactgtaagtgtgtgtgagcatgtgcacTGTAATGGAGTCATAGCAAGGGCATCAGGTGCGCCCAGTTTAACAAACAGTTGTCGGGCGTTGCCGGTTCAATTCCCGCCCTAGTcggtgtgtccttgagcaagacacttaaccctgaattgctccctgtggctgtgtctacggtgtgtgaatgtaacaggattgtaaagtgtctttgagtaccttaaaaagcactatataaattaaatgcattcttattaatattattatgtttGATGATATAAAGTGTTTTATTTCATCCCCATAAAACATTAAAGATCTTTTGATTATAAATTGCAGATTGCATCAACGCAACTAACACACGTAAGTTCTGCTTTCCACCAGGAGCTGCACTGAGAACACAGGCGCCGCTCCTCTTCATGCACGGCGCTTTATTCATATTATCATTGGCCCACAttgaatatacatatacatatacacatatttttgGATATTATGATTACCTCTTTTGATTTTAAAACTGATTCTGCCAGATGATCATCTGGCAGACTCAAGATTAGTAGATTTAGTAGATTATCACAATGAAGCCTGCAGTAGCCTGACCTCGTTTCTGGGGTCAGACTTTGATGTCAGAAATAAGCGATCATCGTCAATATTTGTAGAATAACACGGATGATAATATTGAACAATATATACTTTGGTACACTGTTCTTTTAAACTGCACTTAAAGATgtgtattattctattttcaCAGCATATAATATCACATTTCTgactaaaaaataagaatattttAAAGATCGTCATTGCTCCCAGTGGAGCTAACCTTAGCACAGTTAGCACATCATTAATACGACTGTATACAAACTGAAAGTATACACACATGGCTTATgctttttaattattgtaacAGTGAATAAAGACATACAGGAATAGTGCTGTTCATTCATTTCATTGCCAGATGACGTGGTGGTTCACTGACCTCCAGCTTTATCTTTTTAACCGGTGTCAGGCTCTGAATCAGTTTGACATCATGGATCATTTCTCCGAACACGTACTGTCGCCTTCTGTCTGCTTctattcttttttgttgttgttgcaaaaaTAAGACAATATTTCTTCAGGGAGTCCAGTTAGTGAgcgtgggggggcggggcttagcatgGGGTCACCTCCTCAACCACGCTGCACATTTTCGTGCGGGTACATCGCGTGCAAAGTTAACTTACAGACGCGAATGGTTGCGTTTCACGCAAATTGTGCGGCGGCAAAAAATTTGCCTCTTTCGcttcaagttgaaatatttcaactttggcggAAAAAAACACCCGACGTCGAGttgcgagagccaatcagagttgaGCTGCTCCACCGCTGGTGAacctaactgctgctctagtggagctggaagagacattcagacaaGAGGTGAAAGTCATCGAGCTGTGTGaacctacgggtgatgtcatgtataaataaataaatatatctatatatatatagatatattaatgttattacatacatgtcatttagaagttatgaacccaaacacgagggcgttagatgttccacaacaagtataaagcagaactagtggttagttcttcatggaaatgataactgtttttaCGGAGACAaaaaacagagataagccccgcctcctttaaGGCGCGAAGGAATCAAACGATGCGAAAAAAATGCCATAAatggtcaagcgagtaaactcctGCGAGAGTGAACGCAGCGTTGGACTTCCTCTAACCACTCCCTTCTCCCTGTTCTGTTCCTCAGGTCACGATGTGGAACAACAGCTCCGTCGCCGACCACGCCGGACACACCAACATCttctttgtgtgcatgtacTCCTTCATCTCCGTGGTGGGGTTCATTTTCAATCTCCTAGCGCTGGTCTTTTTCTTCCACCTCACCAAATCCAGATCACAAACCATCGTGTACATGACTAACCTGGCCATAGCAGACGTTCTGCTCATCCTCACGTTGCCCATGAGGATCTACTACCATCTGGGGTTCGACGGCCTCCCCCAGtggctgtgtgaagtcctcggGTTGGTCCTGAAGGCCAACATGTACGGGAGCATCTTTCTCCTCACTTGCATTTGCTTCGACCGCTGCATGGCCGTCAGCTTCCCGATGTCGACCCGCGTCCAGGCGGGGAGGAAGAAAGCGCCGCTGGTTTGCCTCGGAATATGGATGCTCACCTTCGGCGCCAGCGTGCCAATCTACCTATCGAAGCGCCCACAAGTCACCCACAAAGGTTGCTTCAACGGCCTGCCGGTCTACGCCACGAAGCCCGCGGTGGTTCTAACCACTCTGATTGTGGGGTTTGGCATCCCGCTCGTCCTCATGCTGATCTGCTCCTGGGGTCTGGCCCGTGCCGTCCGCCGGAGCTCCGCGGCCCAGACCGACCTGGTGGACGGCAGGAAGATCCAGAGGATGATCGTCACCagcctcctcatcttcatcctcagctTCCTGCCTTACCACGCCATCCTGGTCCACCTCTCTCTGTATGGAGAAGACATACCGTACCGGATGCAGGTTGCATACCGCTACAGCCTGCTGGTGGCATGTCTCAACACAGTACTGGATCCCGTCGCCTACTATTTCACCACcgacaccttcaggaggagcGTCGACTTGGACGCCGTGCGGAGGATGTTTCCTCTGAATAGCTAAAGTTTGGAGGCAAACGGGAGCAGAATGCCCCAAACGTACTGCTGAAGAACGCCCGACAGACACTGCGGTCCAAAAGCTTCAAAGCTGCTTCGCCAGTCCAACCCAGTCATTTTAAATCTGCAGTAGTGTGGTATGAGGAATCCAGAAAGTCCGTATTGTTCAAATGATTGTAGCCTATTTATAAAATAAGGTGAAAACATGAACCACTTCTGGCATTAACATGTCTCTGGTTCCCTGACTGCGTCCAGAACAACGTGATAACAGCGACACATCGTCTTCATATGTGTCTCCAGTGTCCATGTTGGGATCGGATGGGGAACCGGTCACTCTGTCACGTCATCCTCTCGTTTCGCTGGTGTACTTTCGTCGTATCAAATTTGAGCCCACGGTCTCGTCTTGACTATTTCACACGTCTTGAATATACATTTTGAGAAGCGCTCTTGAGGCTTTCATTCTAGTTGCTTCGCTTGCTAACTGGCTAATTGTTGCATCCACGCTGGGTCGGAACATTCGCGCATGCTAACGTATTTTTTACCTCGTAGTTTTTGTATGTGGACCGAAAACGCAATTGCATTGACACTCGTTGTTCCCCGACGACCTACGGACTATTGTGCAATGCGCATGCATTTAGCAAATATTGCAATATGTAGCGGTGAGTattcaaaatgaaataattaaatcGTAGCATTGAGGCTAGATTAGTTATAACAGACTGTAGTCTGTGCAGTGTCATGGAAACATTCTAACAATTATCCATTACTATTGAGTTTCATTGTGCTACATCTGGTTCAGGAAGCAGAGCAAGTGTTTTTAACATGCAGGGGAAAATAAGATTCCTTATCAACCCATGAATCCTCGCATGTGGAAAGGCAAAGACAGCGAGGTTACTTTCAATTTAGTCTTGATTCTGTGCTTTATTTTGCTATTTTTTTCAAGTTGATGATTTAATGTATTATTCATTCTTAAAGAAAATCCATTTTTCGAATTGATTTTCCCTCTGAGAGTGAAATGAAGTAGGTGTCCGGATgtggttagcgtagcttagcacaatGGCTATAAATGGAGGGAAACCGGTAGCCTGAGTGCTTATAACACgtatcttgtttgtttaatcttTTACACAAACAGATGTGAAAGTACACACATTGGTGCGTTTTTATGAGCAAACGTTTATCTAAGGCTTCAGAACTTTAATGTCCCCTTGAACTGTTTATATGTCATTTTATTATGTGGCTCTTTTTAATCGTTTGAAAGTTGTAAGTAAGTGTACCCACAAAGAATTACTGAGGCCAACCACATGCAAGTGAAGACAAGCAGATTTTACTGTTATGGCTGGTAACCGCAGGGCTGGTGGCACAAGTGTCTACCGAGTATtatcatatatgaatatatatatatataaaaatatataaatgtataaaaatatatatatacaaatatatagagaaatatatttaaagaaaatatatatatatatatagaaatatatatataaatacataaatatatatataaatatacactaccgttcaaaagtttggggtcacttagaaatgtctttatttttcaaagaaaagcactgttatttcaataaagataacataaatcaaaaatacacactatacattgttaatgtggtaaatgactattctaggtggagacgtctggtttctaatgaaatatctccagaggtgtatagaggcccatttccatcaacgatcactccagtgttctaatggtacattgtgtttgctaatcgccttagaagactagatagatagatagatagatatatactttattaatccccaaggggaaatttgtcgagtcagtagcagcaacacacaagaataaaaaaacaaaacacaaatataagaagggttagggtgatctggcaagaggtgaactgttgtagagcctcatagccgtcggcaggaatgttctcctgtatctctccttgtggcagcggagcgtgaggagacgtctggagaaagtactcctctgtccctgtaggaggtggtggagagggtggtccgggttgtccaatatggacaccagtttcttcaacgacctcctctccaccacctgttccaggtgctccagctggcagccgatgatggagccagccttcctaaccagtttgttaagacggctggtgtcaccggctcgatgctgctcctccagcagacaatggcaaagtgcagcacactggcgacaaccgactggtagaataactccagcatcttgctgcacacgttgaaggatcgaagctttctcaggaaaaggagacgactcatccccttcttgtacacagcgttgatgttggccttccagttcagtcggctgtcgatggagacgcccaggtacttgtactcctccaccatgtccacgtccactcccaggacactcagaggtgtaggagctgtcgccttcctcctgaagtccaccaccatctctctggtcttggccacgttcagccgcaggtggttctcatcggcccactttacaaagtcactcaccactgccctgtactcctcctcccgtccatccctaatacacccgaccactgcagaatcatcagagtacttctgcagatggcatgactgcacagctgaaaacagttatgctggtgatataagctatacaactggccttcctttgagcttgacgtttgaagaacaaaattaatacttcaaatattaatcattatttcgaaccttgtcaatgtcttgactatattttctattcaattttcaattcatttgataaataaaagtgagttttcatggaagacactaaattgtctggatgaccccaaacttttgaacggtagtgtatatatatacatataaatatataatatacattatatcaCTGTGCATCTTGCAatctttcatgtttcatgtactATAATGTATGGCTCTAACTGTATGCCAGATAATGTTGAGTGCCAATGTGTAAACTGTCTCATTAAAGTGTAGCATATCAATATTAGGATTAACATTGAATTTGATTATGACGccacattacattttaaatccCCCAATGGATCTGTCATTTCATTCTATGCATAGCAAAACATTCTTATTTCCTATACTGTgaacattgtgatgacataagAGAGCACTGGGTCAACTCAAGGGAAAGTACTCTGGTACAATATTTAAACGTACTTTTGAGAGTTGCAAGTGTTACTTTAAACCTCAGTTCTACTGCAATGGGGGACGGCTGTTTTACTTGATGTTCTGGTTCCCTGAATATAAGATTCCCCAGCCAAGTAGtgtgtatagatagatagatagatatatactttattaatccccaaggggaaatttgtcgtgacagtagcagcaacacacaagaataaaaaacaaaacacaaaatataagaaacagggatgaaagatatagaagtatacaagtaaaataaaagtaaaatacaaaacaaaatatatatgtaaatatacaacacacatgcatacacaacacacaacaacactgacaaatcaaatacaaaaatattaaatatagacagagtgcaaaaagcaaagtgtgtgtatgagtgcagagcaaatgaaatgaaatgtgtgtatgtgtgtagtgcaaacaaatgagatgtgtgaagtgcagatcaacatagtgtaagtattcagttattgttgtagttattgcactatgatctggcaagaggtgatctgttatagagcctcatagccgccggcaggaatgttctcctgtatctgtccttgtggcagcgtgaggagacgtctggagaaagtcctcctctgtccctgtaggaggtggtggagagggtggtccgggtggtccgggttgtccaatatggacacaagtttcttcaacgtcctcctctccaccacctgttccaggtgctccagctggcagccgatgatggagccagccttcctaaccagtttgttgagacggctggtgtcaccggctccgatgctgctcccccagcagacaatggcaaagtgcagcacactggccacaaccgactggtagaataactccagcatcttgctgcacacgttgaaggatcgaagctttctcaggaaaaagagtcgactcatccccttcttgtacacagcgttgatgttggccttccagttcagtcggctgtcgatggagacgcccaggtacttgtactcctccaccaggtactggtcctcctccaccaggtactggtcctcctccaccatgtccacgtccactcccaggacactcagaggtggaggagctgtcgccttcctcctgaagtccaccaccatctctctggtcttggccacgttcagccgcaggtggttctcatcggcccactttacaaagtcgctcaccactgccctgtactcctcctcccgtccatccctaatacacccgaccactgcagagtcatcagagtacttctgcagatggcatgactccgtgttgtactggaagtcactggtgtgcagggtgaagaggaagggagacagaacagttacctgtggggctccagcatcactgaccaccgttcagcacacggcccattctgacaaactgtggtctgcctgtgaggtagtcagtgatccaggatatggtggacgcgtcacactgaccaccgcagcttctcactcagcagcagtggctggatggtgttaaatgcactggagaagtcaaagaaagtgactctcacagagacaccggttccatccaggtgcgactgagctcgttgcagcaggtagatgatggcgtcgtccactcccacatgaggctgggaagcaaattgcagagggtccagcgacgatttcacctgccgggtcaggtgggccaagaccagcctctccagcaccttcatcacatgggaggtgaggcgacggtcggtagtcgttgaggccagatggtgttgacttctttgggacagagaccaggcacggcgtcttccacagcacgggacttccccagcctcaggctgaggttgaagaggcgctgcaggacaccagacagctgggtggcgcaggtctttaggaccctggggctgatgccatcaggaccttcagctctgcactggagtagtttctccagctgtcttctcacctggtcagtcgtcacagagagaggggaggtggaagagcccattgttattgagggctcggtggatgtgcagctcagcaggggggacagagggggaggtgtttgggaggtgtgatgtgtggaggagacaggagagggctgtgaactgaacctattgaaaaaacagttcagctcgttggccctctccagggagccccctggctgtctccctcccaccttgaagccag
Encoded here:
- the LOC130212173 gene encoding lysophosphatidic acid receptor 6 translates to MWNNSSVADHAGHTNIFFVCMYSFISVVGFIFNLLALVFFFHLTKSRSQTIVYMTNLAIADVLLILTLPMRIYYHLGFDGLPQWLCEVLGLVLKANMYGSIFLLTCICFDRCMAVSFPMSTRVQAGRKKAPLVCLGIWMLTFGASVPIYLSKRPQVTHKGCFNGLPVYATKPAVVLTTLIVGFGIPLVLMLICSWGLARAVRRSSAAQTDLVDGRKIQRMIVTSLLIFILSFLPYHAILVHLSLYGEDIPYRMQVAYRYSLLVACLNTVLDPVAYYFTTDTFRRSVDLDAVRRMFPLNS